One stretch of Mustelus asterias chromosome 21, sMusAst1.hap1.1, whole genome shotgun sequence DNA includes these proteins:
- the LOC144509407 gene encoding ras-like GTP-binding protein RHO has product MAGLRRKLVVVGDGGCGKTSLLFVLSKDEFPEDYVPTVFETYVADIEVDQRQVELALWDTAGQEDYDRLRPLSYPDTDVILICFSVDTPDSLSNIPDKWMPEVKHFCPGVPVVLVGNKRDLRTDQRVRKELAKSQKEPVRWEEGRAMAQRIGAYTYLECSAKHKEGVWEVFETATRATLKPSRPGFFGCQCSLL; this is encoded by the coding sequence ATGGCTGGGCTGCGGAGGAAGCTGGTGGTGGTGGGTGATGGTGGCTGTGGTAAAACAAGCCTGTTGTTTGTGCTAAGCAAGGACGAATTCCCTGAAGATTACGTCCCCACCGTCTTTGAGACTTACGTGGCTGATATAGAGGTGGACCAGAGGCAGGTGGAACTGGCGCTCTGGGACACGGCCGGTCAGGAGGATTACGACCGTCTGCGGCCCCTCTCCTACCCCGACACCGATGTCATCCTGATCTGCTTCTCGGTGGACACCCCCGACTCGCTGAGCAACATCCCGGACAAGTGGATGCCCGAGGTCAAACACTTTTGCCCCGGCGTGCCCGTGGTGCTGGTGGGCAACAAGAGGGACCTGAGGACCGACCAGCGGGTCCGCAAGGAACTAGCCAAGAGCCAGAAGGAGCCGGTGCGTTGGGAAGAGGGCCGGGCCATGGCCCAGAGGATCGGAGCCTACACTTACCTGGAGTGCTCGGCCAAACACAAGGAAGGCGTCTGGGAGGTTTTTGAAACGGCCACCAGGGCCACCTTGAAACCCTCACGACCTGGATTCTTCGGCTGTCAGTGCAGCTTGCTATAA